GCAGAGGAGCAATCGTATGTGGATTGCCATATTGAAGATCGCTGCTGAGAATCAAGTAATAGCGACATTCCTCAATGGACCCTTGGCTTATGTTGAAAAATCGTGCCTTGTCCGCCTTCCCGGTTTTCTTGAACCCTTCCGCGATGTTCGCTGCGATCGAGACTGCGGCTCGCCGCAGCTGTGATGTCAACCCGTAGAGTTCACTCTTCGGGAATGAATCTGTATACCGGTAAACACCCAACACGAATTGATGAGCCTTCTGCCATACCATCAGATCTTCAAATGTCTTCGCGGGATTTCGTTCCATGGTTGGCTCCAAAACGCATGTATCAACGCAAAATATTCTGGATTCTGAATTCTGGATTCTTCATTCTCAACTGACGATCGCCCCTCTTTTCAAGATCTCATTCGCGAGGTTCAGAATCGGTTGTGTGCTGCGGAAGTTCTCCTCAAGCTTGACCACCTTGCAGCCGGGGAATTCTTCCGGAAAGCTCATGATGTTGCGGATTGTGGAACCACGGAACGAGTAAATGCTCTGAGCGTCATCTCCTACAACCATGATGTTCTTGTGCTTGAGCGCGAGAAGCTTGACGAGTTCCGCCTGCACCCTGTTCGTGTCCTGGTATTCATCAACCATGATGTACTTGTACTTGTCAGAGAGCACCGACCGGATTCCCTCCTCCTGCTTCAGGAGCAGCGCGAAATTCACCAGCAGGTCATCGTAGTCCATCAGGTTGTGCTGACGCTTGTACTGCACGTAGCTCTTGTGCACGGTCTGGATATCATCTTCGATTTCAAGGTACTGCGGGTAATCGAGCGCGAGAATCTCCTTGACCGGTGTCATAGTGTTGACCGCCCTGCTGTACAGGTCGTACAACGCCTCTTTTCTTGGGAAGCGCTTTTCTCTCGTGTCAAACTTCAGCCTCGTTCGGATGAGATTGACAACATCCTCCGCATCCCCCTGATCGAGGATGGTAAAGTTCATCTCGTACCCGAGTTTCGCCGCATATCGGCGGAGCACGCTGTTCGCGAAGGAATGAAACGTACCGCCGGAGATTTGTTCGCAGCGGCTATCGAGCAGGATCGATGCGCGGCGGAGCATGTCCTGTGCTGCCTTGCGGGTGAATGTCAGAAGCAGGATATGATCCGGCTTCACGCCAAGCTCCACAAGGTACGCGACGCGGTACACCACCGTTCGAGTTTTCCCCGTTCCTGCGCCTGCAATAATGAGATGAGGACCGTCGACAGAAGTCACGGCCTCATACTGAGCAGTGTTCAGTTCTTTCTCATAATCAATTCTGAAACGCTGCGGGTGAACAAGATGCAGGGTATCAGTGGGAAGTTGCTTGAGTGTGAATTTCTTCATTCCGAAACGGTTGTGTTATTGTTGAGAAGATACACCAAAAATTGTCAAAAGTGAAATTGGCCGGCTTGAGTTTACCGCAATAAAGATGTAGCTTCGTACTGCAATGTTTTTCTGAACGCGTCACGCACCGAATCCTCCAACTTTAAAGACAACCTAACGCGGTCATCGGCTTGCCGATCCGCCCCCGACTCCTATGAATATCCTCGTCCTTAATTGCGGAAGCTCGTCACTCAAATTCCAGATCATCGAAACCGATCTCGAAATCATCGAGAAGAACGCTGACATCCAGAAGGCCAAAGGCCTCATTGAGCGCATCGGCGGCCAATCGTTGATCAATTTTCAGGCGTCCGGCCGGCCGGCCATGAAACAGGCTGTTGCGCTGCGCGATCACCGCGCGGCACTCGACTATGTTATCCGGTGGATTATTTCTTCCGAATCGCAGGTTCCCGGCATTCACTCGCTCGCCGACATTCATGCCGTCGGTCACCGCGTGGTCCATGGCGCCGAGAAATTCACCAAGTCGGTCATCATCGACGAGGCGGTCACCAGAGGCATCGAGGACTGTATCGAGCTGGCGCCGCTTCACAATCCGGCCAACTTGAAGGGTATCGCTGCTGCCCGCGACGTCATGGGCCCCGGAGTTCCACAGGTCGCCGTGTTCGACACCGGATTCCACTCAACGATGCCCGAGACGTCGTACCTCTACGCGATTCCTTATCAATTGTATCGCCGGCACAAGGTACGCCGCTACGGATTTCACGGTACGTCCCACAGATATGTCGCATACCGATACCGCCAGCTCACCGGCAAAGACCTTGAGAACACGAACATCATCACGATCCATCTGGGCAACGGATGCTCGGCGTGCGCGATCAAAGCGGGCTCATCCATCAACACCTCGATGGGGCTCACACCGCTGGAAGGACTCGTGATGGGAACCCGCGGCGGCGACCTCGACCCGTCGGTGATCGAGTTTCTTGCACACAAAGAGGCGATGTCGTTGAACGAAATCGATGCGATGTTGAACAAGCAGTCCGGACTTCTGGGGCTTTCTGGGCTGACGAACGACATGCGTGATCTTCTTGCCGAGGAGCAGGAGCATCAGGATCGACGCGCGAAACTTGCTATCGACATTTTCTGTTTACGCGTGAAGAAGTATATCGGCGCCTACCTTGCCGAAATGGGGGGAGCCGACGCCATCGTCTTTACGGGCGGTATCGGTGAAAACTCAGTCCCCGTCCGTCAGCGCATCTGCGCCGGCCTCGAATGGCTTGGCATCGAACTCGATGAATCAATCAACGGCACATTGTATGGCGGCAAAGAAGGCGAAACAGGAACGAAGACCAGCAAGGTCAAGATCTTTGTTATTCCGACCAACGAGGAGCTGCTCATCGCGCGTGACACGGTACGCAGCGTCAAGAACGCACCACGACGCTGGTAGCACTCACCGCAGAGATATCTGACACTAGCCACGAGAGCACGGAACAGATCATTTACTCTGTTCCGTGTTTTCATTTCAAAGACGCTCCGTAACACAGCGAGACACTATGCCCGCGCAACCCAGGAAGAAGCACGAAAAACTGACAACAACGCTCTACGTGAAGAACATGGTGTGCGACCGGTGCACCCGCGTCGTGCGCGAGGAACTGACCAAGATTAAACTCGACGTTCGAAGCGTTTCGCTGGGAGAGGTCGTCGTCGCCGGCGCCGCGCAGGAGCTTCCGATGGAGGACATCAAATCAGTTCTCGGCAAGAACGGGTTTGAACTCATCGAGAACCGGAAAGCGAAGACGATCGAACAGATGAAGCTTGCGATCATCACCTTTGTTCGTGAAGATCGTGACACGTTGGGCAGGAAGCTCAGGTTCCCGGAGTACCTGAGCAAGAAGCTGGGCCTCGAGTATCATCATTTGAGCACTCTGTTTTCCTCCGTCGAGAACGTGACGATCGAGCAGTTTGTCATTCTTCAGCGAATTGAGCGAGTGAAAGAGCTTCTCAAGTACGGCGAGTTGACCCTCAGCGAAATTGCGTATAAACTTGGATACAGCAGCGTGCAGCACCTGTCGAATCAATTCAAGTCCGTCACAGGATTCACCCCCACCAAATTCAGGTCACTCACCGGACAGCAACGAAAGCCGATTGACCGGGTAAGCCGCTCGTGACATCCTTCGACTTCGCGCCGACTGTGAATCGTCGGCGCTGCGCTCAGGATGCAATGAACTCGTTAACCTGCCTGCATAAAAAACGTCAGTCTGAGCGCAGTGAGCGCTCTTCGCGAACGTAGTCGAAGACTGTACCAAGCCTTCGATAAGTGTGCCAGCCCCCGTGCGTCCTTCGACTCCGTCCCACTCAAAAATGAGCGGGACTACGCTCGGGATGGCGATGGCTTTTTGGGCTGCTCGGAAGAAGAGCGACGTCAGTCTGAGCGCAGTGAGCGCTCTTCGCGAACGTAGTCGAAGACTGTACTCGGCCTTCGAATGTAATTCAAATCCGTTCCGTTTCTGTTTCGTTCCCGTGATATCCGTGGTTTCTTCTACCCTGTACCCACCTTGAAACCCTGTAACAAAGACTCATAAAAATGTAACGTCTCTCCCCGGAAGAATTCGCATATTTGTGAAGCGAAGGAGCATTCCCAATGAATGTCTAAGGTGCCTGTAACATCCTTCGACTCCGTCCCGACAAAACATGTCGGGACTCCGCTCAGGATGAAGAATAATCAATTGAGGAGGGCAATGAAAATTCAAGATCTTACAATTGAAGGAATGTCGTGCGGGCACTGCGTCATGCACGTCAAGAAAGAACTCGGCAAAGTTAACGGGCTTACAATCGAAAATGTGGAGATTGGCAAGGCCCGCGTTCAGTACGACGAAACGAACGTGACACCTGATCAGGTCTCGAAAGCGATCGAGGAAGCCGGATACAGGCTTGTCTCTTCATCCAAGTAAGATCACTCGTCATGTGAAGTTGATTGTTTTCAAGGCAGAGACGCCGAGCCCGCAGAGCACCGCGGAGAATCGCGCGTTGGACACTCTGCGATACCCAGCGGCCACGGCGACTCAACGTTGAGAACCGGAATCACGAAGCGGTCTCTCGCAACGAGAACTGCACAACCCAATCGAGACAATACAGATGGATCATTTTCGAACATTGACACTCCCCGTCGAGGGGATGACCTGCGCAAGCTGCGTCGCTCGCGTGGAAAAGGCGCTGAAGAAAGTCGAGGGCGTCGAGAGCACTGCGGTCAACCTGGCGACCGAGAAAGTGACGCTTTCGTTCGATCCTGCGAAAGCGAACCTCACGGAGCTTGCCTCGATGGTAGATGAAGCCGGATACAAGCTCCTTCTCCCCACTCTTGTCACAACGCAATCCGCGTCAGGCAGTGGCGAAAGCACGCCCACCCAAACACACCAGGAGCAAACCTACCGGAAACTTAAGTCGGATTTTCTGTTCAGCGCTGCCCTGACGATTCCAATCATGTTCATCAGCATGGTGAGCATGGCCGAGTGGTTCATGCGTTGGTCTCCCCTCTCCATGGACGAGGTCAACAAGCTTCTTTTCCTGGCGACAACGCTGATTGTTTTTGTTCCCGGGAGGCGATTTTTTCAGGCCGCGTGGAATCTGGCCAAACACTTCTCAGCCGACATGAACACCCTTGTGGCAGTCGGCACCGGTACCGCTTACATCTTCAGCGCTTTGGTTGTCCTGTTCCCGGAATGGCTTCCCACGGCCGCCGCGGAGAATGTGGTGTACTTCGATACCGCGGCGACGATTACAACTCTCATTCTGATGGGCAGACTTCTTGAAGCGAAAGCCAAACAACGAACGACAGACGCCATCAAGAAGCTTCTCGGCCTTCAGCCCAAGACTGCTCGCGTCTATCGGAATGGCGGTGAACTCGACGTTCTGATCGGCGAGTTGATTGTCGATGACTTGATTATCGTCCGGCCGGGAGAGAAAATTCCTGTGGATGGGATCATCACGAGCGGCTCGACATCGATCGACGAATCACTCGTTACCGGCGAGAGTTTGCCGGTCGACAAAACGACGGGTCAGAAGGTCATTGGCGGGACAATCAACAGTAACGGGAGCATTGAATTCCAAGCAACTGCCGTCGGCAAAGACACCGTCATCGCCAATATTGTCCGGCTGGTGGAAGAAGCACAGGGATCAAAAGCGCCTATTCAGGCGCTGGCTGACACGATCGCTGCGGTCTTCGTTCCCATCGTCATCTCAATCGCGGTTGTGACGTTTCTCCTCTGGTATTTTGTTGGCGGACTTCCATTCACAGCAGCGATGATCAATTTTATCGCCGTGATGATTATCGCGTGCCCATGCGCACTCGGATTGGCGACGCCCACGGCAATCATGGTTGGAACCGGCCTCGGCGCATCGCATGGAATTCTGATCAAGAATGCGGAGAGCCTTGAGAGGGCTGAGAAAATTCAGACGATTGTCCTCGACAAAACAGGCACAATCACGGAAGGCAAACCGTCAGTGACGGATTTTGAGGTGTTGAGTGGTTTTGAAGAACAGCGCGTGCTTCAGCGTGTCGCTTCGCTTGAGAACAAATCGGAACATCCGCTTGGGAGGGCGGTCGCAGACTATGCCAGGAAGCATGGAGTATCACTGGTAAGCGTAGATTCATTTGAAAACATGCCGGGATTCGGGTTGCGTGGAAACATCGGGTCTGACGCGATTGTGGTTGGGAACAATGGGATGATGGAGAAGTGGTCCGTCCAGATCTCGGTTGCTCAGGAAATCTCAGCCCGATTATCGCGGGACGGCAAGACTCCGGTTCTGGTTGCTTTGAACGGAGTGCTCTGCGCTGTCATCGGGATTGCCGACACAATCAAGCCGGGATCAAAAGAATCCATCGCCGAATTGCGGCAGATGGGTTTTGACATTATGATGATCACGGGTGACAACGAGCAGACAGCGCAAGCGATCGCGCAGCAGGCTGGCGTTACTTCCGTCATTGCCGGAGTCCTACCCCAGGGAAAGTCGGAGCATGTCAAGCGTCTGCAGCGAGAGGGAAAGAGAGTCGCAATGGTGGGCGATGGAATCAACGATGCGCCGGCCCTCGCCCAGGCCGACGTGAGCATTGCGATGGGAAGTGGCACGGATGTCGCGATGGAAACTGCAGATATTACACTGATGCACAGCGATCTTCAGGGGGTCGTTGCTGCGATCCGGCTTTCAAAGCGGACCATCCTGAGCATCAAACAGAATCTCTTCTGGGCCTTCATCTATAATATCATCGGCATACCTGTCGCCGCACTGGGCCTGCTCAACCCGATGGTCGCTGCCGCCGCCATGGCAATGAGCTCGGTGAGCGTCGTTTCGAATTCTCTGAGGCTGAGGCGGTTTCGGATGTGAGAGAAAGCAGCACTCAACAATCGGCGGTCAGCACCCGATCTTTCACTTCTTCCGTCTTACCAACCCGAACTGAAAACGCCCTCACGTTTCACCCCTTCGTTCAATTGGGAATGTCATAGTACACTGAGTCTGTCACCATCGCGCCGAAGAGCCCCAAACCGCCGTTGATGTTCGTCCAATCCGGCAAGTCCGTTCTGATTGAGATCGCGTCCTGGTAACCGTTGGTGATGTTGTAGTACGTATAGAGATTTTTCTCAACCTGTGTGAGAACGAAAAGCGCACGACGAATCCAGAGTCCATTCCCATATTGCCTCTGAAGCTCGTTGACCTTCGCCTTGTAGGCTGTGACAAAAAACATGCTTCCTTCTAACTGCAAGCTGCCGGGCGGACCGGGAGCCGAGCCCCTCCGAACAAGCTTCGGGAAACCGTAGTATTGTGTTGTATCCACTATGAACACAAACTTCGGAACTTCCGTCCTCATCCGAACCCACGTTGAATCTTGCAAAACGTCATACTCAAGGAAGAACCTGATCAAACAGCCGTACGTCAAAGGGCTGATGAATGCCTGCACGCCGAGATCCTCCGCGGTCCCGTCTCTGACACGACTCAGACTTAGCATCATAGGATTAGACAGTTTCAGGTATCCTGTATCGGGGACGATGACGCTTGTCTGAACGCTTCCGTCCAATGGTGTCAAAACGTCTAGTGTATGGGTCTTGCCTGTCCGGACGCGATACGGAAACGCCATATACGCGACGACGTTGTCGTCGAACCTGCTTGCGTCGCTTCGGGGGACTGTGGTCTCACGGTATTGAACAACCAATCCCCCCTGGGATACCGTCACAGCAGCGCCTCGCACGGCCTGGTCCTGCAAGACATCGTACGGATTGAACCCGGGCGGATCGTACGTTTTCAGAACTCTGACGTACTGCGTGTCCGATCCGTTCGAGAGGATGGCGAAAACAGCCAGCTTCTGTTCATACTGCCCCTTGGGCGAGAACGGTTTCTCGCAGCCGATGAACAGGAGCATCACGACAAGGAGAATATGTTTCGATAGTGACTTCATCTTTCAGAGGATGTCAAAAAACGGACCGCCGAGGACTCGAAACACCGTCCCACGGTCATCGTGGCAGTGCATGAGATTCTCCCGTCATACCGCGCCGCCCCAGATGCTCTTCGACAGTTGAACTGTCGAAGATGGGCCAATGTCCGAGAGTTCAACTCTCGGACAACAAGGGTCATGTGTTTTTTTATATCGGTTCTTGACGCAGACTTTGTTGACAATGTTCCTCTGCGATTCTCCCCGCCAGACCGCGTGGCGGGCTGGTGCGGACTCAGCGTCTCCGCGATGAAGACTACAATATGATTTGTTTGAACTGGCACTAGAACTCCAGACTCAGTGTCGCAGTCGGGAACACCGGCAACATATCGACTTGCTGGCCGGTTTTTCTGTCGAAGTAGAACAAGTTCTTGTGATTGTAGGCATTGATGATGCTCACTCCGATGGATCCGGAGAACGGACGGGCAGTGAATCGATACGTCGCATTGACATCGAGCCGATGGTATGTCGGGAGCCGCGCCGCATTCTTGTCTCCAAGCCGGATGTACGGTCCGGGTGTTTCCGAAACCCAAGGCCCGCGAAAAATGTTCGTCAGCGCCAGGCGATCGTAGTACCCAATCGTTTGCGTATACGGAAGCCCGCTTCCGAATTGCCACCTCGCCCCCACCTCGAGTCCTTCAATGGGTCGATAGGTCACCAGGAGATTCAGCGTATGTCTCCGATCGTACCGGGGGTTGTAGGTGAAACCCCTTGTCGTAACCGAGGTCCAGGCCAGGCTGTAGGCCCCATAGAGATCGATCGCATTCGTACCATACCGCAACAGCGTTTCGAATCCGTACGCCGCTCCAGTCCCGTTGATGTAGTCCGGATCCTGCGAATCGATCTTATCCCGGTTATAGAGTACGAGCGACCTGTAGTCTTTGTAGTATCCCTGGAAACTCGCTGAGAAGTTTCGCAGGGGATTGCCCTCCAAGCCGACAACATAGTGGTCGGCCAGTTCGGGCTTCAACTGACCGGCAAGCTGGACCCATGTATCGAAGATCGAGATGATGTCGTCTTCGTTGTTGAGCGTGATCAGACTTTGAGTGAAGCGTCCGTACGACACTTTCCCCACCCAAGTCTGCCACAGCGGGTAACTGAGATTCAGCCGCGGCTGGACGACCTCGAAACCGGCGTCACGGCTCATGAGGCTTCCCAGATCAAGATTGACACCGAGATCAGCTTTCAGAAGCCCTGCCGTAAACTGGTACTGGGTCCAGACCGAGGCTTCCGCGAGATCGCTGTAGTAGTGTAGATGAACTCCCGCGTTGTTTACGAGCCAGTCTTCGAGCATTGGGAAATTGAACTCGAAACCGAAGAGAAACAGATCGTGATTGTCTGTATAGAGCGTCCCATTGACGCGGACGCCAGCTTCCCGGACACTTGCTGTGGATGACGAGATGTCGGGCGACGATTTCGCGTCCCGGGATCCCGTGAAACTGTTGCCGTACCCGACGACGTTGACATAGAGCCGGTCCTGGATCAGGCTTGATGCCACCAGTCCAAACGCGCTCGTCTTCCACGAATAGTCCGGTTCGTTCGGGTTTGAAGATCGCATCACATCACCGCTGGTGAACCACTCAACGCTGTATTTCCCCTGTCCCTCCCCATCCACCATCGTGAACTTCAGGAGCGCGTCGTAGAATGAAAGCGGGATATCCTTGTTCAGAAATTTGCCCAGAGTCTGGGAGAAGAGCGATTTCCTTCCACTGACCAGCCAGTTTGTGCCGCCCATGGAAGGGCCATTCAGCTCTAGCTTCGTGGAAAGAAAGTTGATGTTTCCCCGCCCGGAGATTTTCTTGGAGTCGCCGTCTCTCGTCGTCATGCTGACAACTGATGACAGCCTCCCCCCGTACTCCGCGGGAAAGGCACCCGTATAAACCTCGGTCGTCTTGATGAGGTCGGAATCAAAAATGCTGAAGATACCGAAAGCGTGGTACGGATTGAAGATCTTCATCCCGTCCAGGAGGATGAGATTCTGATCTCCCGCACCCCCGCGGACATAGAACTGAGACGTCACATCGCTCGTCGAGACGATTCCCGGCAGGATGCCGATCGATCTGAAAACATCATCCTGGGCTGCCATCGGCACAGAACGGATGTCGCGCTGTTCGAGAATGTGCACGCTCGTGTGAATTTCTGTGAGCTCTTTCTTTCCCTTTCCCGTAACGTCCATACCCGACATTTCCACCGGCTTCGACGGAAGCTCAAAATTGACCGTCATCGACGCACCTGACCGGACGGTGATCTCCTTCACCCGTGACTCATATCCAACAGAGCTCGCCGAAATCTGATACTGCCCGGGAGGGACACTGGTGATAAGATAAAAACCCTGGAGATTGGAGGAGGCGCCTTTGCTCGTATTCAACAGGAGGATATTCGCGAAAGGTATTCTCTCCCCCGTTGAACTGTCCGACACAATGCCTCGAATGTCCACGCCCTGGGCGACGAGGAGACACGGAAACAGAAACAGAAGTGTAAGTTGGCGAAGTCTGTTCAAGACGCGTTTCCTGGTTGAGATTGCATGATGTAAACGGTGAGATACAGCGTCGGTGCTGTGTGAATGTGCAGCTAGTCGCTTGCAAAGTAAAAAAACGACTCAATTCAAAGTTCCAAAAGAATCCGCATCACTTGTTCCCCCAGAAATTCGCCGGCAGAAGCTGCACGAGTGAATCAAGATTGTACCCTCCGATCAGCCCGAGGCTTCCGTTGACGGGCGAGGCGATTGATTCATCTAAACGAATCGAGTACGGGTCAAATGAGGGATGAACACTGGTATAGTACTGCACAAGGTTCTTGTCCCCCTGCAATATCACGAGCGTCACCCATTTGAAGATTACGCGGTTGGTGGGATATTTCGAATTGACCCAATAGACGATGGCCCGATAGTACCCGTTCTTGTAATTGAGCGCGATTCTCGACGTCGCCGGTGTTGCCGCGAGTTGCGGGTACACCGCGTGATCAAGAGTATAAAGCGTTGAATCTGCCGAGTTGAGCGGCACTTCCACGCGCTCACTAAACCACTGATTTCCTTTTTGTACGTCGTAGTACAACAGCAGACGGCTGAGGATCCCCTTGGCAGCAGGGGACAACCCGACTACGAACGATAGTTGAAAATCATTCGGATAATCGCGAGGAGTATTCAAGGCTTGCTCTACACCTTGTGACCTCGAGATCTGACTGCTTCCGGGAACTGTCACACTCGCAGATGCAAGGCCATATCTCCTGGATTGGATGACCATCTCGTACGTCGCTTCACCAATTGGAGTGAAGTCTCTCAGCACAAACGAGCGGATTGGAAAATTGTACCGGCTTGTGTCCTGCCGTGGCAACAACGTATCAGCAAAGAAGTAACTGCCATTTGAAGCATTCAGGGCGACACGCACATCATCCAATGAATTGTCGGTGGTATGTGACAGCGGGTTGTAATCCGGAACAGAATAACTCTGCTGTACCAGGACATATTGGTTCTTGTGATCAGTCGAGAGGACAGAAAACACCACCATCCGCTTATCGAGTGGACCCTGAGGGTCGAAAGACTGATCGCAGCCGGAATTGAGAAAAACGCCGGCGACCAACATGAGAAGTCCCAACGTCAATAGTCTGATATTCTTCAACTGCAGAGAATTGCTGCTCAACGATTCACCTCACATCACCAGATCCTACCTCAAGTAAAGCATTTTTTTTGTTTCGATCGATCCGCCTGACATCAAGCGATAATAATACACGCTGCTTGGTATTCCAGCGCCATTCCACTTGACGGTGTAGGTTCCGGGCATCTTCATCTCATCCACCAGCACCGCAACCCTTCTGCCAAGTACATCATAGATCTCCAGATTCACATGACTGAGAGCAGTCAACTGATAGCTGATTGCAGTACCTGGATTAAACGGGTTTGGGTAATTCTGCTCAAGCAAAAAAGTCGGAGAGCTGCCCGTGCCATTCTCTTTTGCGACCGATACTACCGGAGGCGCGAATGTAGTCAGAATCATTCCTCCATCTCCGATCATGAATCCATGAAGCGGATCAATGAACGTTACAGCGTTTGCAGAGGCATCCCATGGCACATTCAGGCTCTCCCATGACAATCCTCCATCGAGCGATCGAAGGATGCACATGCTGTCACCGACGGCATAGGCAGTATAGTCCCCCGAAAAGGCAACCCCGCGCAATGCATTGAGCGTGCCACTTGGTTGTTGAGTCCATGAAACACCG
The nucleotide sequence above comes from Ignavibacteriales bacterium. Encoded proteins:
- a CDS encoding ATP-dependent helicase, giving the protein MKKFTLKQLPTDTLHLVHPQRFRIDYEKELNTAQYEAVTSVDGPHLIIAGAGTGKTRTVVYRVAYLVELGVKPDHILLLTFTRKAAQDMLRRASILLDSRCEQISGGTFHSFANSVLRRYAAKLGYEMNFTILDQGDAEDVVNLIRTRLKFDTREKRFPRKEALYDLYSRAVNTMTPVKEILALDYPQYLEIEDDIQTVHKSYVQYKRQHNLMDYDDLLVNFALLLKQEEGIRSVLSDKYKYIMVDEYQDTNRVQAELVKLLALKHKNIMVVGDDAQSIYSFRGSTIRNIMSFPEEFPGCKVVKLEENFRSTQPILNLANEILKRGAIVS
- a CDS encoding heavy metal translocating P-type ATPase is translated as MDHFRTLTLPVEGMTCASCVARVEKALKKVEGVESTAVNLATEKVTLSFDPAKANLTELASMVDEAGYKLLLPTLVTTQSASGSGESTPTQTHQEQTYRKLKSDFLFSAALTIPIMFISMVSMAEWFMRWSPLSMDEVNKLLFLATTLIVFVPGRRFFQAAWNLAKHFSADMNTLVAVGTGTAYIFSALVVLFPEWLPTAAAENVVYFDTAATITTLILMGRLLEAKAKQRTTDAIKKLLGLQPKTARVYRNGGELDVLIGELIVDDLIIVRPGEKIPVDGIITSGSTSIDESLVTGESLPVDKTTGQKVIGGTINSNGSIEFQATAVGKDTVIANIVRLVEEAQGSKAPIQALADTIAAVFVPIVISIAVVTFLLWYFVGGLPFTAAMINFIAVMIIACPCALGLATPTAIMVGTGLGASHGILIKNAESLERAEKIQTIVLDKTGTITEGKPSVTDFEVLSGFEEQRVLQRVASLENKSEHPLGRAVADYARKHGVSLVSVDSFENMPGFGLRGNIGSDAIVVGNNGMMEKWSVQISVAQEISARLSRDGKTPVLVALNGVLCAVIGIADTIKPGSKESIAELRQMGFDIMMITGDNEQTAQAIAQQAGVTSVIAGVLPQGKSEHVKRLQREGKRVAMVGDGINDAPALAQADVSIAMGSGTDVAMETADITLMHSDLQGVVAAIRLSKRTILSIKQNLFWAFIYNIIGIPVAALGLLNPMVAAAAMAMSSVSVVSNSLRLRRFRM
- a CDS encoding DUF4249 family protein gives rise to the protein MKSLSKHILLVVMLLFIGCEKPFSPKGQYEQKLAVFAILSNGSDTQYVRVLKTYDPPGFNPYDVLQDQAVRGAAVTVSQGGLVVQYRETTVPRSDASRFDDNVVAYMAFPYRVRTGKTHTLDVLTPLDGSVQTSVIVPDTGYLKLSNPMMLSLSRVRDGTAEDLGVQAFISPLTYGCLIRFFLEYDVLQDSTWVRMRTEVPKFVFIVDTTQYYGFPKLVRRGSAPGPPGSLQLEGSMFFVTAYKAKVNELQRQYGNGLWIRRALFVLTQVEKNLYTYYNITNGYQDAISIRTDLPDWTNINGGLGLFGAMVTDSVYYDIPN
- a CDS encoding four helix bundle protein, which codes for MERNPAKTFEDLMVWQKAHQFVLGVYRYTDSFPKSELYGLTSQLRRAAVSIAANIAEGFKKTGKADKARFFNISQGSIEECRYYLILSSDLQYGNPHTIAPLLDEVSKLLTSYRRAILTPDS
- a CDS encoding AraC family transcriptional regulator, with the protein product MPAQPRKKHEKLTTTLYVKNMVCDRCTRVVREELTKIKLDVRSVSLGEVVVAGAAQELPMEDIKSVLGKNGFELIENRKAKTIEQMKLAIITFVREDRDTLGRKLRFPEYLSKKLGLEYHHLSTLFSSVENVTIEQFVILQRIERVKELLKYGELTLSEIAYKLGYSSVQHLSNQFKSVTGFTPTKFRSLTGQQRKPIDRVSRS
- a CDS encoding acetate kinase, which codes for MNILVLNCGSSSLKFQIIETDLEIIEKNADIQKAKGLIERIGGQSLINFQASGRPAMKQAVALRDHRAALDYVIRWIISSESQVPGIHSLADIHAVGHRVVHGAEKFTKSVIIDEAVTRGIEDCIELAPLHNPANLKGIAAARDVMGPGVPQVAVFDTGFHSTMPETSYLYAIPYQLYRRHKVRRYGFHGTSHRYVAYRYRQLTGKDLENTNIITIHLGNGCSACAIKAGSSINTSMGLTPLEGLVMGTRGGDLDPSVIEFLAHKEAMSLNEIDAMLNKQSGLLGLSGLTNDMRDLLAEEQEHQDRRAKLAIDIFCLRVKKYIGAYLAEMGGADAIVFTGGIGENSVPVRQRICAGLEWLGIELDESINGTLYGGKEGETGTKTSKVKIFVIPTNEELLIARDTVRSVKNAPRRW
- a CDS encoding cation transporter, with translation MKIQDLTIEGMSCGHCVMHVKKELGKVNGLTIENVEIGKARVQYDETNVTPDQVSKAIEEAGYRLVSSSK
- a CDS encoding TonB-dependent receptor translates to MNRLRQLTLLFLFPCLLVAQGVDIRGIVSDSSTGERIPFANILLLNTSKGASSNLQGFYLITSVPPGQYQISASSVGYESRVKEITVRSGASMTVNFELPSKPVEMSGMDVTGKGKKELTEIHTSVHILEQRDIRSVPMAAQDDVFRSIGILPGIVSTSDVTSQFYVRGGAGDQNLILLDGMKIFNPYHAFGIFSIFDSDLIKTTEVYTGAFPAEYGGRLSSVVSMTTRDGDSKKISGRGNINFLSTKLELNGPSMGGTNWLVSGRKSLFSQTLGKFLNKDIPLSFYDALLKFTMVDGEGQGKYSVEWFTSGDVMRSSNPNEPDYSWKTSAFGLVASSLIQDRLYVNVVGYGNSFTGSRDAKSSPDISSSTASVREAGVRVNGTLYTDNHDLFLFGFEFNFPMLEDWLVNNAGVHLHYYSDLAEASVWTQYQFTAGLLKADLGVNLDLGSLMSRDAGFEVVQPRLNLSYPLWQTWVGKVSYGRFTQSLITLNNEDDIISIFDTWVQLAGQLKPELADHYVVGLEGNPLRNFSASFQGYYKDYRSLVLYNRDKIDSQDPDYINGTGAAYGFETLLRYGTNAIDLYGAYSLAWTSVTTRGFTYNPRYDRRHTLNLLVTYRPIEGLEVGARWQFGSGLPYTQTIGYYDRLALTNIFRGPWVSETPGPYIRLGDKNAARLPTYHRLDVNATYRFTARPFSGSIGVSIINAYNHKNLFYFDRKTGQQVDMLPVFPTATLSLEF